The following proteins are encoded in a genomic region of Neospora caninum Liverpool complete genome, chromosome XI:
- a CDS encoding Regulator of chromosome condensation RCC1 (Precursor), related, giving the protein MQDAATSSPSSRVGVPATPGEESAGEEERERRGGDQEETVREEESDGEEERGQRTGKEARQACGQRRATGDNADGDEKGERSGEVERRREEGAADARGNLEHAHLAEFARGNVFRRQHSGRSKEKIRREIRAYGSLELHTEIHTPEEGAVLAGLQSRQGDEVELPYGAVRRAASCPVPLEDTCYASLLDETPEEVSSSEEEGQNQRGEERKDDVQARRKRQRLCREDNEGQREETERKGGDTEQDGDGSSGGEGGGEEGEEAGEYGEEGEQIWDFWGGEGPSEEDLHLLELLVGEGIRKPKRERKKRRKPREKDERDGAVSLELREESTTEEDQQRKSTSSGRPLSSAYASDELDHLLARAAAGEIQDEVFVIKKKTLVLSFVRAYFPTRAYLPLSTNACNVIQIAPTLSAAATSVPPSSLTAHAPSSPLAGPSSAQAFKPATVSRVFCGRSHSAALTEDGCVLLWGNNAAGQLGRGGFAGDEEEAGGGSSGLRPPGLSARPERRARFEPPPHYSRRTPRQHGRDKETDSHEEARVGRGTESTTADGSQLRDDHSALSVSSLWSPAGSAATRSASSASSAVSSPASRTSSSPAAPRRGFMGRENGRWEEPRGGGAEAGKARDRLLASSLSFASSSTLSSLRGANRNPSPSKGEAGQQEAGREHEGEEPGAKEREDKEQGPRDRTGAYPERVRGRAIKPASSQPHSTVPKTEEKDERIEEERPNIAGLAGKERTGVARGLPDPASPEPLNSAGDGAQCSPSRDSFEDVNPSPGPAACRQDFSPRLRRSSSCPRLSAAGLPDAALEFGQTSVPSPSSAACGPLASSSGQASAGRRRPPWYKRLFGKCDTSSPPVSRETGERGRERENDGDVPRWRMQSTPPSVADASPASSASRGVRQVLDFFTGRGRGRNASQRRSSSTPVASGQIWEGGPATPQMLASRALTEASLRRSAKRGKPSPPGRDFEWKPVLVREFGTVYRVIDVALGGEHSMFLCQDGSLWLCGSNLDGQLGLLAKRTRQPITFAGRPRRMPLGDAFDWPEYRRIASPVAFIAAGYKHSALIDAKDRLWMWGNNRFGQCGMDPGTTASVVMLPWRVRFPQKGISVVQIALGKYHSLCLTEDGQVFVWGRGRFGVLGAGLPKQTIKRSWLFARRQSLEPLFVCTPQPLRALCSVHVTRIASGDSHCAAVGVARLSRNAYAEVALLQLQEQGAAYRDYVLGEMKKRSAQYIASSSLGHLAGRAFLLGASPAIYGSEPRLSLPFRSRPVDGFFFSSRGRRQPNPTRGDTGPTGSGVSLATRRTGDRRRGGEPGRDEAAWPQLGGSSSAHLPPRTRAALYTPRGRRRSLLMLMSPAQRYRARLFHETKRDSWSRGGTETDDELRLSDLERRRRWGFPEGVGEPYGTERGSAAHRGGDQLFLWGKGTEGELGCNTLRNQYSPVELPFVLSSSRPCYIQVHEVALGGDFTLTVAASYSTSFMIRDPVPSPSPREGAAATRTLLDIYRGKPSVFSAPFPSGGAVHARRQSFVSWSTDTESRLASPKSPASPSSGSLHSAVSPSPGHAVLASPPPEDTARRLAESRSLDWGGSGRFAGQWGTIPEGAGSEEDENEGTKRTDESERKAGESKEAPLWVGSSESGLTQKTNSGAQEASVPTADIASSRTGCAAGSGASRAEVALGDEARVELGGDGAGGAGAAGKEEPAKVLCHGRREERENSEQSPGEGEGDTSHRTDTLAATEACQMKEEKSNPDAEAPGFGRGGVCPSAPTRRRPQASPGNSDGEEDTAWKWEGDKRDEAGDASLRRDAEQASPKQAPESLPVLSVAPPPSEDPPLPKSLCEFPPRHTDRDRYLSSSSLSPASPSSKSASSSPYLTPGSPATSQRGSVFQLVPSIGGRSSVPFLCVSSFYSPSDRFLFSPSQAAATSVWRPLADSKRASTWSRGSVVSSGGSAGGGDAFLSAIARAVDPHLPLQLYVWGSNRGNQLPLEPEEPQPTFLVPHRVNLLSLVDATILARRTPSLCLRSSGRGAAGRDRRAAPRVVPREIGAGHLRAAGKSVGSDKVHETRETDRAREDAPVGAVGTEGREGETRRQAPAEHAQSDTLDRPAGARDSSGPVETAPLEGRRQRETGLGGTRSPNRTCLQGEEAAEGRRETASSRAGEAERRQSEQADGDTQLRNEGDQREDKPREERDHPILHDTTRRGGRAEPGTGAEDAQSVRSNSVSRERKNGGGKGEVADPTEKGRATSQSNEMAQAFEERSRLREAHPSERTFRARETVSSSSDDENLFSSAEKPAPVSPGNRKDVSALESPRTRCPHSVSPSSSRDHGLEKQSVPRPGAQEALLRILNALDAGRSEGNKSPVETDKTNASNLCSCPAPCPEHGTCTLLRGDPQGSTGYDCCSRIEQRDRAIKLRTAASAALAYKLSSARRSCRGSGTPDLLWALPSLAGRHSSGGAVGIGGEAKTMARRRKIYVAGGGVWRAICSVKIKSVAAGQEHSLIVVEVEYLEAHKTAVNDVSGSPQAPRVQDAPSGFQNA; this is encoded by the exons ATGCAAGACGCGGcgacttcctcgccgtcctcgcgaGTCGGCGTGCCCGCGACGCcgggcgaagaaagcgcaggcgaagaagagcgagagcggcgtGGGGGGGAtcaggaagagacagtgagagaggaagagagcgatggagaagaggagagaggacagagaaccggaaaagaagcgaggcaggcatGCGGACAGAGGCGGGCGACAGGTGATAACGCGGATggcgacgagaaaggggagagaagcggcgaggtggagaggagacgtgaAGAAGGTgcggcagacgcgagaggcaacCTCGAACATGCGCACCTGGCCGAATTCGCGAGAGGCAATGTGTTCCGGCGACAGCACAGTGGGCGATCGAAGGAAAAGATCCGGCGGGAAATCAGAGCCTACGGAAGTCTAGAGCTTCACACGGAGATCCACACGCCTGAGGAAGGCGCTGTGCTTGCAGGATTGCAGTCGCGACAGGGAGATGAAGTAGAATTACCATACGGCGCGGTGAGGCGCGCAGCCTCGTGCCCGGTTCCTCTCGAGGATACCTGTTACGCGTCTCTTTTGGATGAAACTCCAGAGGAAGTTTCTTCaagtgaggaagaaggccaaaatcagagaggcgaagagcgtAAGGACGACGTGCAAGCCCgacggaagcgacagaggctATGTCGTGAAGACAACGAGGGTCAacgggaggagacggagaggaaagggggagacacggaacaagacggagacggtTCTTCAGGAGGTgagggcggcggcgaagaaggagaggaagcaggagagtatggagaagaaggcgaacagATATGGGATTTTTGGGGGGGCGAGGGACCGTCAGAAGAAGATCTTCACCTTCTTGAACTTCTCGTCGGGGAAGGGATCCGGAAGCccaagcgagaaagaaagaagaggaggaaaccgcgagagaaagatgagagagacggggcagTATCTCTCGAgctgagagaggaaagtACGACGGAAGAAGACCAGCAACGAAAGTCGACATCCTCCGGcaggcctctctcttcggcaTATGCGTCGGACGAACTCGACcaccttctcgctcgcgcggcAGCCGGCGAAATACAAGATGAAGTGTTCGTCATAAAAAAGAAAACTCTTGTGCTTTCCTTCG TCCGCGCATACTTCCCTACCCGTGCCTACCTCCCTCTCTCTacaaacgcatgcaacgtAATCCAGATCGCTCCTACGCTTTCCGCC GCCGCGACTTCGGTCCCGCCGTCCTCGCTcacggcgcatgcgccgtcctctcccctcgctgGGCCTTCTTCCGCCCAGGCTTTCAAGCCGGCGACGGTCTCCCGAGTCTTTTGCGGTCGCTCGCACTCCGCTGCGCTGACTGAGGACGGCTGCGTCTTGTTGTGGGGAAACAACGCTGCTGGTCAGCTCGGCCGAGGCGGCTTCgcgggcgacgaagaggaagcgggggGCGGCTCCAGCGGCCTCCGCCCACCCGGTCTGTCGGCGAGGCCGGAGCGGCGGGCACGGTTCGAGCCGCCTCCGCACTACTCTCGAAGAACCCCTCGGCAACacggcagagacaaagaaaccgACAGCCATGAAGAGGCACGCGTCGGGCGGGGAACGGAGTCCACGACGGCAGACGGTTCGCAGTTGCGAGACGACCACTCtgctctctcggtctcctcttTGTGGTCTCCTGCGGGCTCGGCTGCGACACGGTCggcctcctccgcctcgtctgccGTCTCGTCGCCGGCCAGCCGAACGTCTTCATCCCCGGCAGCGCCTCGCAGAGGCTTCATGGGGAGGGAGAATGGACGGTGGGAAGAGCcgcgaggggggggggccgaGGCAGGAAAAGCACGGGACCGATtgctcgcgtcctcgctctcgttcgCCAGTTCCTCGACGCTGTCGTCTCTGCGGGGTGCGAACCGCAATCCATCCCCTTCTAAAGGCGAGGCCGGTCAGCaggaagcagggagagagcacgaaggagaagagccaggagcgaaagagagagaagacaaagagcaAGGTCCCCGAGACCGCACTGGAGCTTATCCTGAGCGGGTCAGAGGGAGGGCGATCAAACCCGCTTCTTCTCAGCCTCACTCAACCGTAccaaagacagaagagaaggacgaaaggaTCGAAGAAGAGCGCCCAAACATCGCGGGCCTCGCGGGGAAGGAACGGACGGGAGTGGCGCGTGGCTTACCAGATCCGGCTTCTCCAGAACCCCTCAACTCGGCGGGTGACGGCGCGCAGTGCAGTCCCTCGAGGGACAGCTTCGAAGATGTGAATCCGAGTCCCGGCCCGGCCGCGTGTCGTCAggatttctctcctcgccttcgtcgctcttcctcgtgccCGCGGCTATCTGCTGCTGGGCTGCCGGACGCGGCTCTCGAGTTCGGTCAGACTTCTgttccttcgccctcgtcggccGCGTGTggtcctctcgcttcgtcttctggtCAGGCCAGCGCCggccgtcgccgtcctccCTGGTACAAACGGCTTTTCGGGAAGTGCGAcacgtcttcgccgcctgtttcgagagagacgggagaacgaggacgcgaaagagagaacgacggagaCGTCCCTCGCTGGCGAATGCAGTCAACTCCGCCTTCTGTCGCGGACGCATCTCCGGCGTCGTCCGCGAGCCGCGGCGTCCGTCAAGTCCTTGACTTCTTcacaggaagagggagaggacgcaaCGCTTCGCAGAGACGGTCTTCTTCGACTCCTGTTGCTTCTGGGCAGATCTGGGAGGGTGGGCCGGCGACTCCACAGATGCTGGCGAGCCGAGCGTTGACTGAGGCCAGTCTGAGACGCTCGgcgaagaggggaaaacccTCGCCTCCCGGAAGAGACTTCGAGTGGAAGCCTGTGCTCGTGCGGGAATTTGGAACTGTCTACCGCGTCATCGATGTTGCCCTTGGAG GCGAACACAGCATGTTTCTGTGTCAGGATGGATCGCTCTGGCTCTGCGGCAGCAACCTCGACGGCCAGCTCGGCCTCCTCGCGAAGAGGACACGTCAACCGATCACGTTTGCAGGGCGGCCGCGACGCATGCCGCTAGGCGACGCGTTCGACTGGCCAGAGTACCGACGAATTGCGTCTCCCGTCGCGTTTATCGCAGCTGGATACaa GCACTCCGCATTAATCGACGCGAAAGACCGCCTGTGGATGTGGGGCAACAATCGG TTCGGTCAGTGCGGGATGGATCCTGGGACTACAGCCAGCGTCGTGATGCTCCCGTGGCGCGTGCGCTTTCCGCAAAAAGGCATCTCCGTTGTTCAA ATTGCTCTGGGAAAGTATCATAGTTTGTGTCTGACGGAGGACGGTCAAGTCTTCGTGTGGGGACGAGGCCGCTTCGGCGTCTTGGGCGCAGGCCTCCCGAAGCAAACGATCAAa CGCAGCTGGCTCTTCGCTCGACGGCAGTCGTTGGAGCCTCTATTCGTCTGTACGCCCCAGCCGCtgcgcgctctctgcagcgtGCACGTGACGCGCATCGCTTCGGGCGACTCTCACTGCGCCGCTGTGGGCGTCGCGCGTTTGTCGCGAAATGCGTACGCAGAAGTCGCTTTGCTCCAGCTGCAAGAACAAGGCGCCGCGTATCGGGACTACGTGCTCGGGGAAATGAAGAAGCGGTCGGCGCAGTACatcgcgtcgtcttctctcgggcACTTGGCAGGTCGGGCGTTTCTCCttggcgcctctccagcgaTCTACGGATCGgagccgcgtctctcgcttccctttcgCTCGCGGCCTGTCgacggcttcttcttctcgtcgcgagggcggcggcaACCGAACCcgacgcgaggagacaccggccCCACAGGCAGTGGGGTGAGTCTTGCGACGCGACggacgggagacagacggcgcggcggagagcctggcagagacgaggcggccTGGCCTCAGCTCGGCGGGTCTTCGTCGGCTCATCTTCCCCCGAGGACTCGCGCCGCTCTGTACACCCCCCGTGGGCGCCGCCGCTCACTGCTCATGTTGATGAGTCCTGCGCAACGGTACCGGGCCAGGCTGTTCCACGAAACAAAACGCGACAGCTGGAGCCGCGGCGGGACGGAAACCGACG ACGAACTGCGTCTCTCGGATTTGGAACGAAGACGGCGCTGGGGGTTTCCGGAAGGCGTCGGCGAGCCGTATGGGACTGAGCGCGGCAGTGCTGCGCACCGAGGCGGCGACCAGCTATTTTTGTggggaaaagggacagagggagaacTGGGATGCAACACTCTGAGGAACCAGTACAGCCCCGTTGAG CTGCCtttcgttctttcttcttcgcggccgTGTTACATTCAAGTGCACGAGGTGGCTCTGGGCGGGGACTTCACGCTCACTGTAGCGGCTTCGTATTCGACGTCTTTCATGATTCGCGACCCTGTTCCTTCTCCGAgtcctcgagaaggcgcagcagcaACTCGGACACTGCTCGATATCTACCGGGGGAAACCGTCAGTCTTCTCTGCGCCCTTCCCTTCTGGTGgggccgtgcatgcgcggagaCAATCGTTTGTCTCCTGGAGCACGGACACAGAGTCTAGGCTGGCGTCTCCGAAAAGcccggcgtctccttccagCGGGTCGCTCCACAGCGCCGTGTCCCCCTCGCCCGGGCACGCcgtgctcgcctcgcctcccccAGAAGACACAGCTCGCCGGCTAGCTGAAAGCCGCTCGCTGGACTGGGGAGGAAGTGGACGTTTCGCCGGACAATGGGGAACGATTCCCGAGGGTGccgggagcgaagaagacgagaacgaagggACGAAGCGCACGGACGAGAGCGAACGGAAAGCAGGGGAAAGTAAAGAGGCCCCGTTATGGGTTGGGAGCAGCGAGTCCGGTCTGACGCAGAAGACCAATTCAGGTGCCCAGGAAGCAAGCGTGCCCACCGCAGACATCGCTTCGAGTCGGACTGGATGTGCTGCTGGGTCTGGTGCGTCGCGGGCGGAGGTGGCCCTGGGCGACGAGGCTAGAGTCGAGCTGGGGGGAGATGGGGCGGGTGGAGCAGGCGcggcgggaaaagaagagcctGCGAAGGTGCTCTGTCacgggcgaagagaagagagggagaactcTGAACAAAGCCCGGgtgaaggcgagggagaTACCTCGCATAGAACCGACACCCTCGCGGCCACTGAGGCCTGCCAAatgaaagaagagaagagcaacCCAGACGCGGAGGCCCCTGGCTTCGGCCGGGGCGGTGTATGTCCAAGTGCGCcgacgcgaaggcggccTCAGGCGTCTCCTGGTAACtccgacggcgaagaagacaccgCTTGGAAGtgggaaggagacaagcgagacgAAGCCGGTGATGCATCGCTTCGTCGGGATGCTGAACAGGCTTCTCCCAAGCAGGCGCCCGagtctctccccgttctctctgttgcacCGCCGCCTAGCGAAGATCCGCCGCTGCCCAAGTCGCTCTGCGAGTTTCCCCCCAGACACACAGATCGCGACAGATACCTTTCCTCGTCATCGCTTTCCccggcctcgccgtcctcaaagtctgcttcttcgtcccctTACCTCACACCCGGTTCTCCCGCCACCTCACAAAGGGGCTCTGTCTTCCAGCTGGTCCCCAGTATCGGTGGGCGGTCGTCCGTCCcgttcctctgcgtctcaTCTTTCTACTCGCCCTCTGaccgcttcctcttcagtcCGTCGCAGGCCGCAGCGACTAGTGTCTGGCGGCCCCTCGCTGACTCTAAGCGAGCGAGCACGTGGTCCCGTGGATCAGTTGTGTCTTCTggaggcagcgccggcgGGGGAGatgcgttcctctctgctaTCGCCCGTGCGGTCGACCCCCACTTGCCTCTCCAGCTGTATGTGTGGGGTTCGAACCGAGGCAACCAGTTGCCCCTCGAGCCTGAAGAGCCTCAGCCGACTTTCCTGGTGCCCCACAGAGTCAATCTCTTGTCTCTTGTGGATGCGACCATTCTCGCGCGGCGCACAccgtccctctgtctccgatcctcggggcgaggcgctgcggGCCGCGACCGTAGAGCGGCCCCGCGGGTCGTCCCCAGAGAGATCGGCGCCGGGCACCTGCGGGCAGCGGGGAAGAGTGTGGGGTCTGACAAGGTGCACGAGACGAGGGAAACCGACAGAGCCCGGGAAGACGCGCCTGTCGGGGCCGTGGGaacagagggaagggaggGCGAAACGAGACGGCAGGCGCCTGCTGAGCACGCGCAGAGCGATACTCTTGATAGACCAGCTGGAGCACGTGACTCCTCGGGGCCGGTGGAGACTGCGCCTttggagggaaggagacaaagggagacaggactCGGAGGGACTCGAAGTCCGAACAGAACCTGCCTacagggcgaggaagcagcggagGGAAGGCGTGAGACAGCAAGCTCTCGAGCGggggaagcagaaagaagacagagtgAACAGGCAGACGGTGACACACAGTTGCGTAACGAAGGCGACCAGCGGGAAGATAAGccaagagaagagcgagatcATCCAATCCTGCACGACACGACGAGGAGAGGTGGACGAGCAGAGCCAGGGACAGGTGCGGAGGACGCACAAAGTGTCAGGAGCAACAGCGTAAGTCGAGAACGCAAGAACGGGGGAGGCAAAGGGGAGGTGGCTGACCCGacggagaaggggagagcgACAAGTCAGTCAAATGAGATGGCACAGGCATTTGAAGAGCGTTCGCGGCTTCGCGAGGCTCACCCGAGCGAGCGGACGTTTCGAGCACGAGAGACTGTATCCTCGAGTTCGGATGACGAAAACTTGTTTTCGTCAGCAGAGAAGCCGGCACCAGTTTCACCTGGAAACAGGAAGGACGTGAGCGCACTAGAGTCTCCCCGCACTCGTTGCCCCcattctgtgtctccttcgtcatCAAGAGACCACGGGCTGGAGAAGCAGTCGGTTCCTCGACCCGGCGCGCAGGAAGCCCTTTTGAGGATTCTGAACGCACTGGACGCCGGCCGCTCTGAAGGAAACAAGAGCCCAGTCGAGACCGACAAAACGAACGCCAGCAACCTTTGTTCCT